From Phragmites australis chromosome 5, lpPhrAust1.1, whole genome shotgun sequence, a single genomic window includes:
- the LOC133917399 gene encoding protein LYK5-like has product MAPPPPHQGGVLPAVALALLLLTVAARAQQEYEANKQDACYAANGSSVLGYTCNATSAPPPCDAFLVFRSYPPLYASPVSISYLLNSSVSAVAAANAVPTVSPLAAFSLVLAPVPCACTPGGYYQHNASYTIQFLGETYFIIANITYQGLTTCQALIAQNPRLDSRGLVSGHILTVPLRCACPSPAQAAAGVKHLLSYLVMWGDDVTAIAARFRVDAQAVLDANSLAKDDIIYPFTTLLIPLKAAPTADMLASPAPPPAPTPPQAPPAQSGGSGAGRWVAVGVGAGCGALALAAVLGLLFLRARRRRRRGNGESDRPRKVVIDVSASADYGALASGKQTTTTTTSSSSWWTSPLVASDVRGAVESLTVYKYSELEKATAGFSEERRVTGTSVYRAVINGDAAAVKRVSGDVSGEVGILNRVNHSCLVRLSGLCVHRGDTYLVFEFAENGALSDWLHGGGGGNTPRWRQRVQVAFDVSDGLNYLHNYTNPPCVHKNLKSSNVLLDADFRAKVSSFGLARAVTAADGGAQLTRHVVGTQGYLAPEYLEHGLITPKLDVFAFGVILLELLSGKEAAFADDGGNKGEEETLLWESAEERLVADGEDVDRVKVRAFMDPRLHGDYPLDLALAMAALALRCVAKEPRARPSMDEVFVSLSAVYNSTLDLDPSDYGNSGSSIVGR; this is encoded by the coding sequence atggctccacctcctccgcacCAAGGAGGGGTGCTCCCCGCAGTGGCgctcgcgctcctcctcctcaccgtcGCGGCGCGGGCGCAGCAGGAGTACGAGGCCAACAAGCAGGACGCCTGCTACGCCGCCAATGGCAGCTCCGTCCTCGGCTACACCTGCAACGCCacctccgcgccgcctccctgcGACGCCTTCCTCGTCTTCCGCTCCTACCCGCCGCTCTACGCCTCCCCGGTCTCCATCTCCTACCTCCTCAACTCCTCCGTCtctgccgtcgccgccgccaacgCCGTGCCGACGGTGTCCCCACTCGCCGCCTTCAGCCTCGTCCTCGCGCCGGTCCCCTGCGCCTGCACCCCCGGCGGGTACTACCAGCACAACGCCTCCTACACCATCCAGTTCCTCGGCGAGACCTACTTCATCATCGCCAACATCACCTACCAGGGCCTCACCACTTGCCAGGCGCTCATTGCCCAGAACCCCCGGCTCGACAGCCGCGGCCTAGTCTCCGGGCACATCCTCACCGTGCCGCTCCGGTGCGCGTGCCCCTCGCCCGCTCAGGCCGCCGCGGGGGTCAAGCACCTGCTCTCCTACCTCGTCATGTGGGGCGACGACGTCACCGCCATCGCCGCGAGGTTCCGGGTTGACGCGCAGGCGGTGCTCGACGCCAACAGCCTTGCTAAGGATGACATCATATACCCCTTCACCACGCTGCTCATCCCGCTCAAGGCCGCGCCCACGGCGGACATGCTCGCCTCCCCGGCGCCGCCCCCTGCGCCGACTCCGCCGCAGGCCCCGCCGGCGCAGTCGGGTGGTTCGGGAGCCGGTAGGTGGGTTGCCGTTGGGGTTGGTGCTGGTTGCGGCGCTCTTGCGTTGGCCGCCGTTCTCGGCCTGCTCTTCTTACGCgcccggcggcgccggcggcgcgggAATGGGGAAAGCGACCGTCCGCGGAAGGTGGTCATCGATGTGTCCGCGTCGGCGGATTACGGTGCCCTGGCGTCGGGGAAGcagaccaccaccaccacgacctcctcgtcctcgtggTGGACGAGCCCGCTGGTGGCCAGCGACGTGCGCGGTGCCGTGGAGTCGCTGACGGTGTACAAGTACTCGGAGCTGGAGAAGGCCACCGCGGGGTTCTCGGAGGAGCGGAGGGTGACGGGCACGTCGGTGTACCGGGCCGTCATCAAcggcgacgcggcggcggtgaaGCGGGTGTCCGGCGACGTGAGTGGCGAGGTCGGCATCCTGAATCGCGTGAACCACTCCTGCCTCGTCCGCCTGTCGGGCCTCTGCGTCCACCGCGGCGACACCTACCTCGTCTTCGAGTTCGCGGAGAACGGTGCGCTCAGCGACTGgctccacggcggcggcggcggcaacaccCCACGGTGGAGGCAGCGCGTGCAGGTGGCGTTCGACGTCTCCGACGGGCTTAACTACCTCCACAACTACACTAACCCGCCATGCGTTCACAAGAACCTCAAGAGCAGCAacgtcctcctcgacgccgacTTCCGCGCCAAGGTGTCGAGCTTCGGGCTGGCGCGGGCGGTCACCGCGGCCGACGGCGGCGCGCAGCTCACACGCCACGTCGTGGGCACGCAGGGGTACCTGGCGCCCGAGTACCTCGAGCACGGCCTCATCACGCCCAAGCTCGACGTGTTCGCCTTCGGGGTCatcctgctggagctgctgtcCGGGAAGGAGGCGGCGTTCGCGGATGATGGCGGCAacaagggggaggaggagacgCTTCTGTGGGAGTCCGCGGAGGAGAGGCTGGTGGCGGACGGCGAGGACGTCGACCGGGTCAAGGTGCGCGCGTTCATGGACCCGCGGCTGCACGGGGACTACCCGCTTGACCTCGCGCTCGCCATGGCGGCGTTGGCGCTGCGGTGCGTGGCGAAGGAGCCCCGGGCACGGCCGTCCATGGACGAGGTGTTCGTCTCGCTCTCGGCGGTGTACAATTCGACTCTGGATTTGGATCCATCGGATTACGGCAACTCCGGGTCTTCGATTGTTGGGAGGTAG